Proteins from one Microbacterium faecale genomic window:
- a CDS encoding ABC transporter ATP-binding protein: protein MPPENTTPTVGRGRTLPPEQTLLSVRGLQKIYETDDGGIEAVRDLTFDLGRNELTCLVGPSGSGKTTLLKCIAGLLEPTSGEVVLDGKRVVGPPKKMAVVFQEYGRSLFPWLRVADNVELPLRNAGVPKAERRERVATALESVGLAHAGRQYPWQLSGGMQQRVAIARALAYEPEVLLMDEPFAAVDAQTRADLEDLVRSIRERLGVTILFVTHDIDESVYLASRVVILSSSPTVIQEDIEIDLPDERDQLETRALPRFTELRHHVYEQIQLAKEGFRPDEAHVR from the coding sequence ATGCCTCCTGAGAACACAACCCCGACCGTCGGCCGCGGACGGACGCTTCCGCCCGAGCAGACGCTGCTGTCCGTGCGCGGGCTGCAGAAGATCTACGAAACCGACGACGGCGGCATCGAGGCCGTACGCGACCTGACGTTCGACCTCGGTCGCAACGAACTGACGTGCCTCGTCGGGCCGAGCGGATCCGGTAAGACGACGCTGCTGAAGTGCATCGCGGGACTGCTCGAGCCGACGAGCGGCGAGGTCGTGCTCGACGGCAAGCGCGTCGTCGGCCCGCCGAAGAAGATGGCCGTCGTCTTCCAGGAGTACGGCCGGTCGCTGTTCCCGTGGCTGAGGGTCGCCGACAACGTCGAGCTCCCGCTGCGGAACGCGGGCGTGCCGAAGGCCGAACGCCGCGAGCGCGTGGCGACGGCCCTCGAGAGCGTGGGGCTCGCCCACGCGGGTCGCCAGTATCCGTGGCAGCTCTCGGGCGGAATGCAGCAGCGCGTCGCGATCGCGCGCGCCCTCGCGTACGAGCCCGAGGTCCTCCTGATGGACGAACCGTTCGCGGCGGTCGACGCGCAGACGCGTGCCGACCTCGAGGACCTCGTCCGATCGATTCGTGAGCGGCTCGGCGTGACGATCCTGTTCGTCACGCACGACATCGACGAGTCGGTCTATCTCGCCTCGCGCGTCGTGATCCTCTCGTCCTCGCCGACGGTGATCCAGGAAGACATCGAGATCGACCTGCCCGACGAGCGCGACCAGCTCGAGACACGCGCGCTGCCGAGGTTCACCGAGCTTCGTCACCACGTCTACGAGCAGATCCAGCTCGCCAAGGAAGGCTTCCGACCTGATGAGGCGCATGTGCGCTGA
- a CDS encoding Bcr/CflA family efflux MFS transporter: MTPGLLAALGFVGMAGSLATDLYLPSFPSLQSDFGVTAAVVQLTLTAFLVGAAAGQLVVGTVSDALGRRRTLLVALALYAVAGFASALVGSIEAVIALRFAQGLFGAAGAALARAIVTDLADRAQAARGISIVVAMMGIGPILGTPIGALLAEWGGWRLALAGLATIATAMTVVTALAIPESLPPERRHPARIGRLLGNLAHLARDAPFVGYATSYAFTYGAFIIYIGSSSFIVQNLFGQTPVTYALAFAAGSASFVMGALASGRLATRIGVGPAQRIAQLAAVAAAIVLLCLILTATLTFALWIPLTCVFAAGIAGGMSSSTARALGRTRTAAGAGSAGLGLQQYVVGALATPIGGLWGDDTALPAVCGMIGGLLIALAAAAFGGFREAREAA, translated from the coding sequence TTGACCCCAGGGCTCCTCGCGGCCCTGGGGTTCGTCGGGATGGCGGGATCGCTCGCGACAGACCTGTACCTGCCGTCCTTCCCGAGTCTGCAGTCCGACTTCGGTGTGACCGCGGCGGTCGTGCAGCTCACCCTCACCGCCTTCCTTGTCGGCGCGGCGGCCGGCCAGCTCGTCGTCGGCACAGTCTCCGATGCGCTCGGCCGACGACGGACGCTCCTCGTCGCGCTGGCGCTGTATGCGGTCGCCGGATTCGCCTCCGCCCTTGTCGGATCCATCGAGGCCGTCATCGCACTGCGCTTCGCGCAGGGCCTCTTCGGAGCCGCGGGCGCGGCGCTCGCGCGAGCGATCGTGACGGACCTCGCCGACCGCGCTCAGGCCGCACGCGGCATCAGCATCGTCGTCGCGATGATGGGCATCGGACCGATCCTCGGCACGCCCATCGGAGCGCTGCTGGCCGAATGGGGAGGATGGCGCCTGGCGCTTGCGGGACTCGCGACGATCGCGACCGCGATGACGGTCGTCACGGCGCTCGCCATCCCCGAGTCGCTCCCGCCCGAACGCCGTCATCCCGCCCGGATCGGACGGCTGCTCGGAAACCTCGCGCACCTGGCGCGCGACGCGCCCTTCGTCGGATATGCAACGTCATACGCGTTCACCTACGGCGCGTTCATCATCTACATCGGGTCGTCGTCGTTCATCGTGCAGAACCTCTTCGGCCAGACGCCCGTGACATACGCGCTCGCCTTCGCCGCGGGATCCGCGTCCTTCGTGATGGGGGCGCTCGCGAGCGGCCGCCTCGCGACCCGCATCGGCGTCGGGCCCGCACAGCGGATCGCGCAGCTCGCCGCCGTGGCCGCCGCAATCGTGCTGCTGTGCCTGATCCTCACAGCCACGCTCACGTTCGCCCTGTGGATTCCGCTGACGTGCGTGTTCGCGGCGGGCATCGCGGGCGGCATGTCGAGCTCGACCGCGCGGGCACTCGGGCGCACCCGCACCGCGGCGGGTGCCGGATCCGCCGGCCTCGGTCTGCAGCAGTACGTTGTCGGCGCCCTCGCGACGCCGATCGGTGGCCTGTGGGGCGATGACACGGCGCTGCCGGCGGTGTGCGGCATGATCGGCGGCCTCCTCATCGCTCTCGCGGCGGCGGCGTTCGGCGGATTCCGCGAGGCGCGCGAAGCCGCCTGA
- a CDS encoding DUF4870 domain-containing protein, protein MTDNPTDPQQGAEGAPGAVPPQQPQGQQQPTPPQPPQQPQSQPTPPPAPQQQPPQGYPQQPPQGYPQQQQPPQGYPQQPPHGYPQQPQGGYQQPAYGPPADNSNLQLNLWLSVFFAWLPALIFFLIEKDKVDPATRKAVADNLNFQLIRTIAMVAALLIIWIPILGQLLYIGVAIAGLVIAIMHAVKVPPQVQTGQYATFMVTPSWVK, encoded by the coding sequence ATGACGGACAACCCGACGGACCCGCAGCAGGGCGCCGAGGGCGCACCGGGCGCCGTGCCGCCGCAGCAGCCGCAGGGCCAGCAGCAGCCGACCCCTCCGCAGCCCCCTCAGCAGCCGCAGAGCCAGCCGACGCCTCCCCCGGCGCCGCAGCAGCAGCCCCCGCAGGGCTACCCGCAGCAGCCGCCCCAGGGCTACCCGCAGCAGCAGCAGCCACCCCAGGGCTACCCGCAGCAGCCTCCGCACGGCTATCCACAGCAGCCGCAGGGCGGATACCAGCAGCCGGCATACGGGCCTCCCGCGGACAACTCGAACCTGCAGCTCAACCTGTGGCTCAGCGTGTTCTTCGCGTGGCTGCCGGCGCTGATCTTCTTCCTGATCGAGAAGGACAAGGTCGACCCCGCCACGCGCAAGGCCGTAGCGGACAACCTGAACTTCCAGCTCATCCGTACGATCGCGATGGTCGCGGCGCTGCTGATCATCTGGATCCCCATCCTCGGCCAGCTGCTGTACATCGGCGTCGCGATCGCCGGTCTCGTGATCGCCATCATGCACGCCGTGAAGGTTCCGCCGCAGGTTCAGACCGGGCAGTACGCAACCTTCATGGTCACGCCGTCGTGGGTCAAGTAA
- the menE gene encoding o-succinylbenzoate--CoA ligase, producing the protein MFNHGIGAWTSKRRLKQPDKLALVFGERTFTYRQFADAVDQIAEVLHVRDISRGDRVAYLGENSPEFLFTLFACTQIGAVFVPVNTRLAPPEITHVLTDSSARALIHDEEFAERAAPGIEAAGVAHVIPTAGETGETLPKLMTLSRGGRVAETMALEEPAAIIYTSGTTGRPKGAVLSHENLTYVSFNAVIDYGFSDADTGLLISPLFHVAALGMGALPLVLVGGTIVLEKGFDAGRALDLIGRHGITSLSGVPTTYQLLADHEKWSETDLSTLRRLTCGGSAVPTRILDAYEERGLAFSQGYGMTETSPGASYLPPQWTREKQGSVGLPHTFTNIRITNEDGQVVPRGTIGEIEIQGPNVFAGYHGLPDKTAESFRPGGWFRSGDMGYLDDDGFLFIADRLKDMIISGGENIYPAEIENLIADIDGVTGVAVIGVPDERWGEVPWAIVSLREGDALSSEELVTHLDGRIARYKIPRTTRVIDEFPRTASGKIRKADLRARFTGSVRPTREAGTQEPWKTETIRTPKRGRG; encoded by the coding sequence ATGTTCAACCACGGCATCGGCGCCTGGACCTCGAAGCGGCGCCTGAAGCAGCCCGACAAGCTCGCGCTCGTGTTCGGCGAGCGCACGTTCACCTACCGGCAGTTCGCCGACGCGGTCGACCAGATCGCCGAAGTGCTGCACGTGCGCGACATCTCGCGCGGCGATCGCGTGGCGTACCTCGGTGAGAACAGCCCCGAGTTCCTCTTCACGCTTTTCGCGTGCACGCAGATCGGCGCGGTGTTCGTCCCCGTCAACACGCGGCTCGCGCCGCCCGAGATCACTCACGTGCTCACCGACAGCAGCGCGCGGGCCCTCATCCACGACGAGGAATTCGCCGAGCGCGCAGCACCGGGCATCGAGGCGGCCGGCGTCGCGCACGTGATCCCGACGGCGGGAGAGACCGGCGAGACGCTCCCAAAGCTCATGACCCTCTCGCGCGGCGGACGGGTGGCCGAGACCATGGCGCTCGAGGAGCCCGCCGCGATCATCTACACCTCCGGCACGACGGGCCGCCCCAAGGGCGCCGTCCTCAGCCACGAGAACCTCACCTACGTGTCGTTCAACGCCGTCATCGACTACGGCTTCTCCGACGCCGACACCGGCCTGCTCATCTCACCGCTCTTCCACGTCGCCGCGCTCGGCATGGGTGCGCTGCCGCTCGTGCTCGTCGGCGGCACCATCGTGCTCGAGAAGGGCTTCGACGCGGGTCGTGCGCTCGACCTGATCGGCCGCCACGGGATCACCTCGCTCAGCGGCGTGCCCACGACCTACCAGCTGCTCGCCGACCACGAGAAGTGGTCCGAGACCGATCTGTCGACGCTGCGGCGGCTCACGTGCGGCGGATCCGCCGTGCCCACGCGGATCCTCGACGCCTACGAGGAGCGCGGGCTCGCGTTCTCGCAGGGGTACGGCATGACCGAGACCTCGCCGGGCGCCTCCTACCTTCCGCCGCAGTGGACGCGCGAGAAGCAGGGCAGCGTCGGCCTCCCGCACACGTTCACGAACATCCGGATCACGAACGAGGACGGACAGGTGGTGCCGCGCGGCACCATCGGCGAGATCGAGATCCAGGGCCCGAACGTCTTCGCCGGCTACCACGGGCTGCCGGACAAGACGGCGGAGTCGTTCCGCCCCGGCGGCTGGTTCCGTTCCGGCGACATGGGCTATCTCGATGACGACGGGTTCCTGTTCATCGCCGATCGCCTGAAGGACATGATCATCTCGGGCGGCGAGAACATCTACCCCGCCGAGATCGAGAACCTCATTGCCGACATCGACGGCGTCACGGGCGTCGCGGTCATCGGCGTACCCGACGAGAGGTGGGGCGAAGTGCCGTGGGCGATCGTCTCGCTGCGCGAAGGCGACGCGCTCTCGAGCGAGGAGCTCGTCACACATCTCGACGGCCGGATCGCGCGGTACAAGATCCCGCGCACCACGCGCGTCATCGATGAGTTCCCGCGCACGGCGTCGGGCAAGATCCGCAAGGCGGACCTGCGCGCGCGCTTCACGGGATCCGTGCGCCCCACCCGCGAGGCGGGGACGCAGGAGCCGTGGAAAACGGAGACGATCCGCACGCCGAAGCGCGGCCGCGGCTGA
- a CDS encoding MaoC family dehydratase has translation MTTQTVVPYAEITSLEGRDLGFTDWFEITQDRVNTFADAVDDHQWIHVEPERATAESPFGGPIAHGFLSLSLATKFWSDLCDVEGVKTKVNYGLDKVRFVSPVAVGAKVRMNAVIAEVTEVKGNGYQLAVDHTFEVEGSERPAVITRSLYRFYA, from the coding sequence ATGACCACGCAGACCGTCGTCCCATACGCCGAGATCACCTCGCTCGAGGGCCGCGACCTGGGCTTCACCGACTGGTTCGAGATCACGCAGGACCGCGTGAACACGTTTGCCGACGCCGTCGACGACCACCAGTGGATCCACGTCGAGCCCGAGCGCGCGACGGCCGAGAGCCCCTTCGGCGGCCCGATCGCGCACGGCTTCCTGTCGCTGTCGCTCGCGACGAAGTTCTGGAGCGACCTGTGCGACGTCGAGGGCGTGAAGACCAAGGTCAACTACGGCCTCGACAAGGTGCGCTTCGTCTCCCCCGTCGCCGTCGGCGCGAAGGTGCGCATGAACGCCGTCATCGCCGAGGTCACCGAGGTCAAGGGCAACGGCTACCAGCTCGCGGTCGACCACACGTTCGAGGTCGAGGGATCCGAGCGTCCGGCCGTCATCACGCGCAGCCTGTACCGCTTCTACGCGTAA
- a CDS encoding acyl-CoA dehydrogenase family protein — protein MTADPVLDRLGFTERHLSSPARAALDELANVLEDRIQPLLADAWERASMPDEVLGELVPLGLMEPAGVDAAEADSSLFSGFRNYVLARCDTSVATMYNAQSGLFRAIVNHGGSAEQAARWDPLVRRFEMRGVFALTEPDHGSDIAGGLATTATREGDTWRIDGEKKWIGGADAADVLAVFARDTADGRVKTFLVERDAPGVTLEPIEGKVSLRIMQNFHIRLDGVRVNEDHRLHGINSWRDVADVLRRMRSDVAWIAAGLQAGAVAAALSYVREREQFGRPIGGFQLVQEKLARMVGNATSCLALAVELSVQQDAGTWSDENSALAKMVTAERARETVALGRELLGGNGLLLEHAAARFFADAEAVYSYEGTHEINSLIVGRSLTDQSAFI, from the coding sequence ATGACCGCCGATCCCGTTCTCGATCGCCTCGGCTTCACCGAGCGTCACCTCTCGAGCCCTGCCCGCGCGGCACTCGACGAGCTGGCGAACGTGCTCGAGGACCGGATCCAGCCGCTGCTCGCCGACGCATGGGAGCGGGCCAGCATGCCCGACGAGGTGCTCGGCGAGCTCGTGCCGCTCGGTCTCATGGAGCCAGCCGGCGTCGACGCGGCTGAGGCCGACTCGAGCCTGTTCAGCGGCTTCCGCAACTACGTGCTCGCGCGCTGCGATACGTCGGTCGCGACGATGTACAACGCCCAGTCCGGGCTCTTCCGGGCGATCGTGAACCACGGCGGCTCGGCCGAGCAGGCCGCTCGATGGGATCCGCTCGTACGCCGCTTCGAGATGCGGGGCGTGTTCGCGCTCACCGAGCCGGACCACGGATCCGACATCGCCGGCGGCCTCGCGACGACCGCGACCCGCGAGGGCGACACGTGGCGCATCGACGGCGAGAAGAAGTGGATCGGCGGTGCCGACGCGGCCGACGTGCTGGCGGTCTTCGCCCGCGACACCGCCGACGGCCGCGTCAAGACGTTCCTCGTCGAGCGCGATGCTCCTGGCGTGACGCTCGAGCCCATCGAGGGCAAGGTGTCGTTGCGCATCATGCAGAACTTCCACATCCGTCTCGACGGTGTGCGCGTGAACGAGGACCACCGTCTCCACGGCATCAACTCGTGGCGCGACGTCGCCGACGTGCTGCGTCGGATGCGCTCGGACGTCGCATGGATCGCCGCCGGCCTGCAGGCCGGCGCCGTCGCGGCGGCGCTGTCCTACGTGCGCGAGCGCGAGCAGTTCGGCCGGCCGATCGGCGGCTTCCAGCTCGTTCAGGAGAAGCTCGCGCGCATGGTCGGCAACGCCACCAGCTGTCTCGCCCTCGCCGTCGAGCTGTCCGTTCAGCAGGACGCGGGCACCTGGAGCGACGAGAACTCCGCCCTCGCCAAGATGGTCACGGCCGAACGGGCGCGGGAGACCGTCGCCCTCGGTCGCGAGCTCCTCGGCGGCAACGGACTGCTCCTCGAGCACGCTGCCGCCCGGTTCTTCGCCGACGCGGAGGCCGTGTACTCGTACGAGGGCACCCACGAGATCAATTCCCTCATCGTCGGCCGGTCGCTCACCGACCAGTCGGCATTCATCTGA
- a CDS encoding amidohydrolase family protein → MTSARYETSIDLASIDAIDTHVHIEVDHEGQSSLPADLAEAASKYFRADGPRPDVDGIAAYYRERRMAAVVFTVDATTHLKQAPLSNDEIIDGAIRHSDVLIPFGSVDPNRDDALDEIGRLIDRGVKGFKFHPTVQGFDPSDDRFAPVYAALQDAGVIALFHTGQTGIGAGMRGGRGLRLALSNPMLLDNVAADYGDLQIIMAHPSVPWQDEALSVATHKHNTWIDLSGWSPKYFPPSLVRYANSLIKDRVLFGSDFPLLTPDRWIRDAEKAEAFKPEVLPNVMKLNAARLLKLV, encoded by the coding sequence GTGACCAGCGCCCGCTACGAGACGTCGATCGACCTCGCGTCGATCGACGCAATCGACACGCACGTCCACATCGAGGTCGACCACGAGGGCCAGTCCTCGCTGCCCGCCGACCTCGCGGAGGCCGCGAGCAAGTACTTCCGCGCTGACGGGCCGCGCCCGGACGTCGACGGCATCGCCGCGTACTACCGCGAGCGCCGGATGGCCGCGGTCGTCTTCACGGTCGACGCGACGACGCACCTCAAGCAGGCGCCGCTGTCGAACGACGAAATCATCGACGGTGCGATCCGTCACAGCGACGTGCTCATCCCCTTCGGATCCGTTGACCCGAACCGCGATGACGCGCTGGACGAGATCGGCCGACTCATCGACCGCGGTGTGAAGGGGTTCAAGTTCCACCCCACCGTGCAGGGCTTCGATCCGAGCGACGACCGGTTCGCTCCCGTGTACGCCGCGCTGCAGGACGCGGGCGTCATCGCGCTGTTCCACACGGGGCAGACGGGAATCGGCGCCGGCATGCGGGGCGGACGCGGGCTGCGGCTCGCCCTGTCGAACCCGATGCTCCTCGACAACGTGGCAGCGGACTACGGCGACCTGCAGATCATCATGGCCCACCCGTCGGTGCCGTGGCAGGACGAGGCGCTCTCGGTCGCGACGCACAAGCACAACACGTGGATCGACCTGTCGGGCTGGAGCCCGAAGTACTTCCCGCCGTCGCTCGTGCGGTACGCGAACTCGCTCATCAAGGATCGGGTGCTGTTCGGATCCGACTTCCCGCTTCTCACGCCGGACCGTTGGATCCGCGACGCCGAGAAGGCCGAGGCGTTCAAGCCCGAGGTGCTGCCGAACGTCATGAAGCTCAACGCCGCACGTCTGCTGAAGCTCGTATGA
- a CDS encoding SDR family NAD(P)-dependent oxidoreductase produces MTLTGTVAIVTGSGQGLGLAYARELAAQGASVVINDVSQETADAAVKQITDAGGTASAVVAPVGSTETAKALVDHAYETYGRLDSLVTNAGILRDRTLWKMTDEDFDAVINVHLRGTFTCVREAATRWREAGTQGHIVCIGSPTGQRGNFGQTNYAAAKSGIVGMVRTWALELKKAGITVNAVIPVAATAMTKTVPFFQKAVEADERGEAMPEFFRKELGFGTADDVAGTIAFLASDAANGITGQVVGVGGDRLQLWSHPEAVTTVYREGGWSYDDLASGFSDAVGELQSVGEKFPQLPDELAPEPRS; encoded by the coding sequence ATGACGCTTACGGGCACCGTCGCCATCGTCACCGGATCGGGCCAGGGGCTCGGTCTCGCCTACGCCCGCGAACTCGCCGCCCAGGGCGCGAGCGTCGTCATCAACGACGTCAGCCAGGAGACGGCGGACGCCGCCGTGAAGCAGATCACCGACGCCGGCGGCACCGCGAGCGCCGTCGTCGCCCCGGTCGGATCCACGGAGACCGCAAAGGCGCTCGTCGACCACGCGTACGAGACCTACGGCCGCCTCGACTCGCTCGTCACGAACGCGGGCATCCTCCGCGACCGCACGCTGTGGAAGATGACCGACGAGGACTTCGACGCGGTGATCAACGTGCACCTGCGCGGCACGTTCACCTGCGTGCGCGAGGCCGCGACCCGCTGGCGCGAGGCCGGCACGCAGGGACACATCGTGTGCATCGGCTCCCCGACCGGGCAGCGCGGCAACTTCGGCCAGACGAACTACGCCGCCGCCAAGTCCGGCATCGTCGGCATGGTGCGCACCTGGGCGCTCGAGCTGAAGAAGGCCGGTATCACGGTCAACGCCGTGATCCCCGTTGCCGCCACCGCCATGACGAAGACCGTGCCGTTCTTCCAGAAGGCCGTCGAGGCCGACGAGCGCGGCGAGGCCATGCCCGAGTTCTTCCGCAAGGAGCTCGGCTTCGGCACCGCTGACGACGTCGCCGGCACGATCGCGTTCCTCGCCTCCGACGCCGCGAACGGCATCACCGGCCAGGTCGTCGGCGTGGGCGGCGACCGCCTGCAGCTGTGGTCGCACCCCGAGGCCGTCACGACGGTCTACCGCGAGGGCGGCTGGTCGTACGACGACCTCGCCTCCGGCTTCTCCGACGCGGTCGGCGAGCTGCAGTCGGTCGGCGAGAAGTTCCCGCAGCTGCCCGACGAGCTCGCTCCGGAGCCGCGGTCGTGA
- a CDS encoding MarR family winged helix-turn-helix transcriptional regulator, producing the protein MTPAHADVVRGSALTRNVSFLLTRASVVAAQRDNEALAPLGLKVRSFSVLGLALDDQPPTQREIAEFLRLDPSQVVALVDDLEQRGLLARETDPRDRRAKVVAATPAGSELYETARETVVDITAGVDEHEAETLRRALTKLAFEG; encoded by the coding sequence ATGACTCCCGCGCACGCTGATGTGGTTCGAGGATCCGCGCTCACGCGCAACGTGAGCTTCCTCCTCACCCGAGCGAGCGTCGTGGCGGCCCAGCGGGACAACGAGGCGCTCGCGCCCCTCGGTCTCAAGGTGCGCTCGTTCTCGGTGCTCGGTCTCGCCCTGGATGACCAGCCTCCGACGCAACGCGAGATCGCCGAGTTCCTGCGGCTGGATCCGAGTCAGGTCGTCGCGCTCGTCGACGATCTCGAGCAGCGCGGGCTCCTCGCCCGCGAGACGGATCCGCGCGACCGCCGCGCGAAGGTCGTCGCGGCCACGCCCGCCGGCAGCGAGCTCTACGAGACCGCGCGAGAGACCGTCGTCGACATCACCGCCGGCGTCGACGAGCACGAGGCCGAGACGCTCCGCCGCGCGCTCACAAAGCTCGCGTTCGAGGGGTAG